The following coding sequences are from one Paenibacillus tundrae window:
- the rsmH gene encoding 16S rRNA (cytosine(1402)-N(4))-methyltransferase RsmH: MFHHITVLKEEATEGLNIKQDGIYVDCTLGGGGHSSVIASKLGPGGRLIALDQDDWALDNAREKLAAYGDRITLVKTNFRDLEQVLKELDIPQKDGVPQVDGILYDLGVSSPQFDEGERGFSYNHDAPLDMRMDQDAFLTAKEIINEWPENEIAQILYRYGEEKFSRRIARVIVDKRSQSPIETTGELVELIKEGIPAAARRTGGHPAKRSFQALRIAVNDELGAFEEGLHQAVRCLAPGGRVSVITFHSLEDRICKQIFSSYLEKCTCPPDFPLCVCGGKGTLRLVNRKPMIPTESELAENSRARSAKLRVAEKL, from the coding sequence TTGTTTCACCACATAACCGTACTCAAAGAAGAGGCAACAGAGGGATTAAACATCAAGCAGGACGGTATATACGTGGACTGCACTTTAGGCGGTGGCGGACATAGTTCCGTAATTGCTTCCAAGCTTGGTCCAGGGGGACGTCTGATCGCACTGGATCAGGATGATTGGGCTTTGGATAATGCACGTGAGAAGTTAGCTGCTTATGGAGACCGTATAACATTGGTCAAAACCAACTTCCGTGATTTGGAACAAGTCCTAAAGGAACTGGACATTCCACAGAAGGATGGTGTACCACAGGTCGATGGCATTTTGTACGATTTAGGTGTATCCTCACCGCAGTTTGATGAAGGAGAACGTGGATTTAGTTACAATCATGATGCTCCACTCGATATGAGAATGGATCAGGATGCATTTTTGACTGCCAAAGAAATCATAAATGAGTGGCCAGAGAATGAAATTGCTCAGATCCTATATCGTTATGGTGAAGAGAAGTTCTCAAGAAGAATCGCACGTGTCATTGTAGATAAGCGAAGTCAATCGCCTATTGAAACGACAGGTGAGCTTGTCGAGTTAATCAAGGAAGGGATCCCTGCGGCGGCTCGTCGTACCGGTGGGCACCCTGCTAAGAGAAGTTTTCAGGCTCTACGAATTGCAGTTAACGATGAGTTAGGTGCATTTGAGGAAGGCTTGCATCAGGCCGTTCGATGCCTGGCACCAGGTGGACGCGTATCTGTCATAACCTTTCACTCGCTTGAAGATCGGATATGCAAACAGATTTTTAGCAGTTATCTGGAGAAGTGTACATGCCCTCCCGATTTCCCTTTATGCGTGTGTGGCGGTAAGGGAACGTTGCGTTTAGTCAACAGGAAGCCTATGATTCCTACGGAATCAGAACTAGCTGAAAATTCCCGTGCACGCTCAGCCAAACTGCGCGTAGCAGAGAAATTGTAA
- a CDS encoding penicillin-binding transpeptidase domain-containing protein, with the protein MVKRIKMRTLLIGGCITLFFLVLVIRIFFIQIVNKDFWTEEASGLIEREQTIKASRGSITDRNGNILATDAPAYTVSVNPLLINELGIEDEVTSRLSSILGKNESEMRAIVTAKKPDNGGFYAQREVRSEGYKIGPDLQAKVNEFREELQEKYKARNAIVMTQESKRYYPEETLASHLLGYMNRDGKAVNGLEVSYDDVLTGTDGHLNYQKDAKGIKLPGSQDTYLPPQNGKTLKLTIDDTIQYYIEDAMKEAVAKYNPLSMTVIAADPNTMEILGMANWPTFNPNTYGETPDQKNFINHATQSIYEPGSTFKIVTLAGAVEEKLFDPNATFESKRVYIGGYPISDNGHAYGWISYLEGVKRSSNIAFVNLGYNMLGGDRLRHYIDQFGFGKKTGIDLPSESASPIKPLVYKSEIATAAYGHGLVQVTPIQQVAAISAIANGGKLLTPHLVKEIINPNDGTTEVIKPKEVRQVISKESSKLVSGYLEQVVADQTIGTGKNAYIEGYRVAGKTGTARKWDGKEYSKSKDVVSFIGFAPVNNPKIAMLVLIDQPSGANIGGGTAAAPVFKKIVSQTLQYWGIPKETVSTGNSKTKVAPVIQSKAPDLIGKTAKQARSQLLNAGIAYETLGQGENVIRQYPAAGSLMNPGQRIYLLTEESSKMKIPDLKGSSLRDALEVLSLIKVGVTVKGEGFVVKQTEQISGEQRTVQLVLQPAKAAVTGIADDAPDSSDAAVDKNAEDSKSDATGQGEEADQSNQNDASSSESESSEGKQVDSSLP; encoded by the coding sequence ATGGTAAAAAGAATAAAAATGCGCACGCTACTTATAGGGGGATGTATTACCCTCTTTTTTCTTGTACTAGTGATTCGAATCTTCTTTATTCAAATTGTGAACAAAGACTTCTGGACAGAAGAAGCTTCCGGATTGATTGAGCGTGAACAGACGATTAAAGCCAGTCGAGGTTCAATAACAGATCGAAACGGAAATATACTGGCAACGGATGCGCCTGCATACACCGTATCTGTAAACCCTCTGCTAATTAATGAGCTAGGTATTGAGGATGAAGTTACAAGTAGACTTTCTTCTATACTAGGTAAAAATGAAAGTGAAATGCGTGCGATCGTTACAGCGAAAAAACCAGATAATGGCGGATTCTACGCCCAACGTGAAGTGCGCAGTGAGGGGTACAAGATTGGACCTGACCTCCAAGCGAAAGTGAATGAGTTTCGGGAAGAGTTGCAGGAAAAGTACAAGGCACGAAATGCTATTGTAATGACACAGGAATCGAAGCGTTACTATCCAGAAGAGACACTTGCTTCGCATCTGCTAGGTTATATGAATCGTGATGGAAAAGCGGTTAACGGACTCGAAGTGTCTTATGATGATGTATTGACAGGCACGGATGGGCATTTGAATTACCAAAAGGATGCCAAAGGCATTAAACTGCCAGGATCTCAGGATACGTATCTGCCACCACAGAATGGTAAAACGTTAAAACTTACGATTGATGATACGATTCAATATTATATTGAAGATGCCATGAAAGAAGCTGTGGCTAAATACAATCCGCTAAGTATGACTGTCATTGCAGCAGATCCTAATACTATGGAAATCTTAGGTATGGCGAACTGGCCAACCTTTAACCCGAATACGTATGGTGAGACGCCGGATCAGAAAAACTTTATTAACCATGCGACACAGTCAATCTATGAACCAGGTTCCACGTTTAAGATTGTCACTTTAGCAGGCGCAGTTGAAGAGAAGTTATTCGATCCGAATGCGACCTTTGAATCGAAACGGGTTTATATTGGCGGTTATCCGATCAGTGATAATGGTCATGCATATGGCTGGATTTCGTATTTGGAGGGTGTAAAACGTTCAAGTAACATTGCGTTTGTTAACCTCGGTTATAATATGCTGGGTGGTGATCGGTTACGTCACTATATTGACCAGTTTGGCTTCGGTAAGAAGACAGGCATTGATCTTCCAAGCGAGTCGGCTTCACCAATTAAACCACTGGTGTATAAGTCAGAGATTGCAACGGCTGCTTATGGTCATGGTCTCGTGCAAGTTACACCGATCCAACAGGTGGCAGCTATTTCAGCGATTGCCAACGGCGGGAAGCTACTGACACCTCATTTGGTTAAAGAAATCATTAATCCGAATGATGGGACGACAGAGGTTATTAAACCGAAGGAAGTTCGCCAGGTTATTTCTAAAGAGTCTTCCAAACTTGTGAGTGGTTATTTAGAACAGGTTGTGGCTGACCAAACAATTGGTACAGGGAAAAATGCCTATATTGAAGGATATCGAGTAGCTGGAAAAACAGGTACAGCCAGAAAATGGGATGGCAAGGAATATAGCAAATCAAAGGATGTCGTTTCCTTCATTGGATTCGCACCTGTGAACAATCCCAAAATCGCGATGTTGGTTCTTATCGACCAACCAAGCGGTGCTAACATTGGAGGCGGAACTGCCGCCGCTCCGGTATTTAAGAAAATTGTTAGCCAAACTCTTCAATACTGGGGAATTCCCAAAGAAACAGTTTCAACGGGGAACAGTAAAACTAAAGTTGCTCCTGTCATTCAATCCAAGGCTCCTGATCTGATTGGCAAAACAGCGAAGCAAGCTAGAAGTCAATTGCTGAATGCAGGTATTGCCTATGAAACATTAGGCCAAGGTGAGAATGTAATACGTCAGTATCCAGCTGCTGGGTCTTTAATGAATCCTGGACAACGCATCTACCTGCTGACGGAAGAAAGCAGTAAGATGAAGATTCCGGATCTGAAGGGTTCCTCTCTCCGGGATGCACTTGAAGTTCTCTCTTTAATTAAAGTAGGTGTAACCGTTAAGGGAGAAGGCTTTGTGGTGAAACAGACGGAGCAGATATCAGGTGAGCAGCGTACGGTTCAATTGGTACTTCAACCGGCCAAGGCGGCTGTCACGGGTATTGCAGATGATGCTCCTGATTCTTCGGACGCGGCAGTCGATAAGAATGCCGAAGATTCAAAATCAGATGCTACTGGGCAGGGCGAAGAGGCGGATCAGTCCAATCAGAATGATGCATCTTCAAGTGAATCCGAATCGTCCGAAGGTAAACAGGTGGACAGTTCACTTCCATAA
- a CDS encoding stage V sporulation protein D, with product MKGSSVNLRRRLLWSLVVLIFLFSALVIRLAYVQLGKGPELSAKAEESWRRNIPYSAKRGEILDRNGTSLAYNVTSPTIMAIPAQVKEAEVTAKALAPLLGMTEEKVLATIKKRELIVRLQPGGRKITMDKAQRIRDLKLPGIVVAEDNKRFYPYGDLAAHILGFTGIDNQGLTGVEKKYDDKLNGLNGSVSYLSDAAGRLMPGSSEKYVEPRDGLNLELTIDKSIQSIMERELDQAMVKFQANSALAIAMNPKTGEVLGMASRPGYEPADYQQYPAEIYNRNLPIWMTYEPGSTFKIITLAAALEEKKVNLQQDQFFDPGYVEVGGARLRCWKKGGHGSQTFLQVVENSCNPGFVALGQKLGKESLFSYIKNFGFGTKTGIDLSGEASGILFKLSRVGPVELATTAFGQGVSVTPIQQVAAVSAAINGGKLYKPYVTKAWVHPETGEVIEEAKPELVRQVISENTSKQVREALESVVAKGTGRPAFIDGYRVGGKTGTAQKVINGRYSSSEHIVSFIGFAPADDPQIVVYTAVDNPKGIQFGGVVAAPIVQNILEDALHYMKVPVRKDQVAKEYKYGETKIVTVPDLTGATVEDLYEDLNMNFMLAKSGSGKYVINQAPKPGARVDQGSTIRIYMGDVLNDAHNHSAEEGQEP from the coding sequence GTGAAGGGATCAAGTGTAAATTTACGGCGCAGGCTGTTATGGAGTTTAGTTGTTTTAATCTTTTTGTTTTCGGCTCTGGTTATACGGCTGGCATATGTACAACTCGGAAAGGGGCCAGAATTGTCGGCTAAGGCGGAGGAATCGTGGCGTCGGAATATTCCATATTCGGCAAAACGGGGAGAGATTCTGGATCGGAATGGAACCTCACTTGCTTATAATGTGACGAGCCCGACCATTATGGCTATTCCTGCCCAGGTGAAGGAAGCAGAGGTCACCGCAAAAGCACTTGCTCCACTGCTAGGCATGACGGAAGAGAAAGTGCTGGCAACCATCAAGAAAAGAGAACTTATTGTCAGACTACAGCCCGGCGGCCGCAAAATTACGATGGATAAAGCTCAACGCATCCGTGATTTGAAGCTTCCGGGTATCGTTGTTGCAGAAGACAATAAACGCTTTTATCCTTATGGGGATCTGGCTGCTCATATTCTTGGGTTTACTGGGATCGATAATCAAGGTTTAACTGGGGTAGAGAAAAAGTATGATGATAAGCTCAATGGCTTGAACGGCAGCGTGTCCTACTTGTCCGATGCGGCCGGAAGGCTAATGCCGGGCTCATCTGAGAAGTATGTGGAACCGAGGGATGGGCTGAATCTGGAATTGACGATTGATAAATCCATTCAGTCAATCATGGAGCGAGAGTTAGATCAGGCGATGGTCAAGTTTCAAGCAAACTCCGCACTTGCCATAGCGATGAATCCCAAAACAGGTGAAGTGTTAGGGATGGCAAGTAGACCAGGATATGAGCCTGCTGACTATCAACAGTATCCTGCCGAGATTTATAACCGCAATCTGCCAATCTGGATGACATATGAACCAGGTTCAACGTTTAAGATCATCACATTAGCAGCAGCGCTGGAAGAGAAGAAAGTGAATCTGCAGCAGGATCAGTTTTTTGATCCAGGCTATGTAGAGGTTGGCGGTGCAAGGTTACGCTGTTGGAAAAAGGGCGGGCATGGGAGTCAGACATTCTTACAGGTTGTCGAGAACTCTTGTAACCCGGGATTCGTAGCTTTGGGTCAAAAGTTAGGGAAGGAATCACTCTTCTCGTATATTAAAAACTTTGGATTCGGAACCAAAACGGGCATCGATCTTAGTGGTGAAGCGAGTGGTATTCTATTCAAGCTCTCACGCGTAGGGCCTGTAGAGCTGGCAACCACTGCATTTGGTCAAGGTGTATCTGTGACGCCGATCCAGCAAGTTGCAGCCGTGTCTGCTGCAATTAATGGCGGTAAGCTCTACAAGCCTTATGTTACGAAGGCGTGGGTTCATCCCGAGACAGGTGAAGTGATAGAGGAAGCTAAGCCAGAGCTAGTACGACAAGTCATCTCGGAGAACACGTCCAAACAAGTGCGTGAAGCATTGGAGAGTGTTGTGGCAAAAGGTACCGGCCGACCAGCTTTTATTGATGGCTATCGTGTAGGTGGTAAAACAGGAACGGCACAGAAGGTTATAAATGGTCGTTATTCTTCGAGTGAACATATTGTATCATTCATTGGCTTCGCCCCAGCTGATGACCCACAGATTGTTGTGTACACTGCGGTAGATAATCCTAAGGGGATCCAATTTGGTGGTGTCGTCGCGGCGCCGATCGTACAGAATATTTTGGAGGATGCCCTTCACTATATGAAGGTTCCTGTACGTAAGGATCAAGTGGCCAAAGAATATAAATATGGTGAAACTAAAATCGTGACCGTACCTGATCTAACAGGCGCGACCGTTGAAGACTTGTATGAGGATCTGAATATGAACTTCATGCTCGCAAAGTCCGGCAGCGGGAAATATGTGATTAATCAAGCACCCAAGCCTGGAGCACGTGTTGATCAAGGTTCAACTATACGAATATATATGGGCGATGTCCTCAACGATGCCCATAATCATTCAGCAGAAGAAGGTCAGGAGCCTTGA